The following nucleotide sequence is from Thermoleophilaceae bacterium.
GATCGAAGATCGATCCCTGCCCCAGAAGCGCGTCCTGCTGTGCTTTCTGGCCCGAGCCCTGCGCATCGCCCAGGATCTCGAGCATTCCGCGTCGCGTCGCGCCGGTGGAGTCGAGCGCGCCGCACTTGATCAGCGACTCGATCGCCTTCCTGTTCACCGCGCGGCAGTCAACGCGCTCGCAGAAGTCCCAGATCGAGCGGAAGGGGCCGCCCTTCTCGCGCGCCTCGATGATGGCGTCCACCGCCGCGGCGCCGACGTTCTTCACCGCGTCGAGGCCGAAGCGGATATTGCCCTCGACGACCACGAAGTCGTGCCCCGACTCGTTCACGTCCGGCGGCAGCACCTCGATCCCCATCTCCTCGCAGCGCGAGACGAAGAACGGCACCTTGTCCTTCGTGGACATGACCGACGAGATCAGCGCCGCCATGTACTCCGCGGGATAGTTCGCCTTGAGCCAGGCGGTGCGGTACGAGATCAGGCCGTAACAGGCGGCGTGCGACTTGTTGAACGAGTAGTCGGCCGCAGCCTCGTTGACCGACCAGAGCTCCTGGATCACGTTCTCGCTCGTGCCGGTGGCCCGGGCGCCCTCGAAGAACGCCTCCTTCATCGAGGCCATCTTCGCGCGGTCCTTCTTGCCGATCGCCTTGCGCAGGTCGTCCGCCTGCGGGCCGCTGAAGCCGGCGATCGACTTCGCGATCTGCATCGACTGCTCCTGGTAGAGGATCACCGAGTAGGTGGACTCCGTGATCGGGCGCAGACGGTCGTCGATGTAGGTGATCGCGTCCGGGTTGCGCTTGTTGCGCGCATAGGTGTCGATGAAGCGCATCGCGCCCGGGCGGTAGAGCGCGTTGAGCGCGACAAGATCCTCGAACTCGGTGGGGCGCACCTTGCGGAGCGCCTCGCGCATGCCGTCGGACTCGAACTGGAACACCCCGATCGCGTCCCCCCGCGCGAGCATCTCGTACGTCTTTGCGTCGTCGAGCGGGAGGGCCGACATGTCCGGGCGCTCGCCGTCTGAGCGCTCGATGATGTCGAGCGCTGACTCGATCACGTCGAGGTTGCGCAGCCCGAGGAAGTCCATCTTGAGCAGGCCGATCTCCTCGATCGGCTTCATCGAGTACTGCGTGACCGTGCGGTACGCCCGCCCCCCATCCTCGTCCACCACGCCGCGATCCTCGGCGAGCTGCAGCGGCACGACATCCGTGAGCGGCCGGTCCGCGATCACCACCGCAGCGGCGTGGATCGACGAGTTGCGCACCGTGCCCTCGAGCCCCTGCGCGAGGTCCACGATCTCCTTGGCCACCGGGTCCTCCGCATAAGCGCGCGCGAGCTCTTCCCCCGGCTTGAGGCAGTCCGCGAACGAGGGCGGGCGCCCCATGATCGGGTCCGGGATCAGCTTGGCGAGCCGGTCGCCGGCGCCGTAGTCATGCCCCAGGACCCGCGCGGCGTCGCGCGTGGCCGCGCGCGGGAACATGCGGCCGAAGGTGACGATCTGCGCGACGGAGTCCTGGCCGTACTTGTCCGCCACGTAGCGCATCACGCGGTCGCGCCCCTTCACCGAGAAGTCGATGTCGATATCCGGCATCGACACGCGCTCGGCGTTGAGGAAGCGCTCGAACAGAAGGTCGTAGCGCAGCGGATCGACGTCCGTGATCCGCAGCGAGTACGAGACGATCGAGCCGGCCGCCGAGCCACGGCCCGGGCCGACGGCGATGCCGTTGTCCTTCGCGAACTTGACGAAGTCCCACACGATCAGGAAGTAGCCCGAGAAGCCCATGCGGTCGATCACGGCGAGCTCCATGTCGAGCCGCTCGATGGCCTCGGCCGGAGGAGGATCGCCATAGCGCTCGCGCAGCCCCTGCATCGCCAGCTCGCGCAGGTACTCGCCCTCCGCCTGGCCGTTCGGCGTGGGGTAGCGCGGGATGAGCATCTTGCCCAGCTCGATCTCCACCTCGCAGCGCTCCGCGATCTCGAGCGAGGTCTCGACCGCACCAGGGAACGGCGCGAACGCATCGGCCATCTCCTGGTTGTCCTTCAAGTAGAACTCGTTGGTGTCGAAGCTCAGCTTCGGCTCGCGCAGCGTGGACTTGGTCTGCACGCACAGCAGTGCCGCGTGGTGGCCGTAGTCCTCGCGGCGCAGGTAGTGGACATCGGCGGTGCCCACCAAGGGCCGGCCCACCTCCTGCGCAACCCGGACGATCCCCTCGTTCGCCTTGTCCTGGTCGGAGATGCCGTTCACCTGCACCTCGAAGTAGACGTTCTCGGGCGTGAAGATCTGGAGCAGGTCATCCACGTGGGAGCGAGCCTCGACCGAGTTGTCCTCCACGATGCGCCGGCAGAAGCGCGACTGCAGGCAGCCCGTGAGGACGATCACGTCCTTCGAGTAGCGCGACAGGATGTCGAGGTCGACGTTGGCCTTGCCGCGCCGGTAGCCCTCGAGGAAGCCGGCGGAGCTGAGCTTGGTGAGGTTGCGGAAGCCCTCATCCGTCGAGGCGAGCAGGGTGAGGTGGTTGCGCTCGTAGCGCACGGCCTCGCTCCGAACGTCGTCCACCAGGTAGGCCTCGAGGCCCAGGATCGGCTTGATCCCCGCCTTCTTGCAGGCCTTGTAGAGCTCGATCGAGCCGTTCATCACCCCGTGGTCGGTGAGGCCGAGCGCCGGCTGCCCGAACCCCGCGGCACGATCCACCAGGCCCTGGATCTTGCAGGCGCCGTCGAGCAGCGAGTACTCGGAGTGGACGTGAAGGTGTACGGCCGGGCTGGGCGGCATCGGAAGGCGATCTTAGGGTCGGGAGTGGACGGCAGAGCGAGGTCATGGGTCATGGGTCATGGGTCATAGGGGACTGTTCCCGCACGTTGCGGGAACCTCCGGTCGCCGTCGCCGGTGACGCGGCCGCCATCCCATCTATCTGTTGCGAGACAACAGCTAGTTGGGACGGCTCCCGGCTCTGACACCTCCTGCCGTCGTAAAGCCCGGCCCCGCGGGCGCCAGGGTCAGCCGGACGAGCCTCGTGGCCGCAGGCCGGCGGCCGCCGCGCCGCCCACCAGAGTGGATACGCCCGCCACCGCCATCGCCAGCCGCGACTGGCGCCGGGGGAGCGAGTCGCGGGCGTTCCACGTGGCGAGCAGATCCGTGAGGTCGCAAATCGCCTGGCCGGCGACCCACACGCCCAGTTCGCGGGACTCGCCGCGCGCCAGTGCCCGCAGCGCGCCGCCGCCGAGCGTGACGTCGCGGATCCCCTGCGACCGCACGATCACCTGCGTTCCCGGCTTCCGCGCCGCCCGGCCGATCCAGCTCTTGCGTGCCTCCTCAGGACGCGCCAGGTAGTTCAGGCCGAAGGCGGTGCGGTTCAGCGCCAGCGCGCCCGCGAGCAGCCTCGGCACGTTCACGCGCCACCTCGAAGCATCGCGGCCAGCTTCTCCACGTCAGCCACCGTCACGGTCAGCTCCGGGTGGTGGATCAGCCCGAGGGGGTCGATCCCGGTCACCGGCGAGGCGAAGTCGATGCGCACACCGCGCTCGCCGTTGCTCGCAAAGGTGAGCCCGCGATCGGTGATCGCGAGGCGCGCCGGCCCCGCCGTCTTCAAAAACGCGTACGGACCGGTGACCTCGGCGCCGGTCACGTTTCCGAGCGGCGTCCGCACCCGCCACGGCCCGTAGCGCGCCACGAGCTCGCCATCTCGCACCTCCACCCAGGCACGCTCCGGCGTCACTCCGAATGGCCGGGCGGCCCTCTCGTAGCGGGGGTCGAAGCGAAAGTCGAAGCGGGTGGTGGTCATGTCCGGGTGAATCCGTTCAAGCCTGCGGGCTAATGCGGATGTCGCGAGGCTACCCGGGCGCGACGATCGCACGCGCGAGACCAAGCGATCGACCGGAGGTCCGGACATGGACTCTCGCAACCTCGCCGCACGCGCCGGCCGCTGGAGTGCGGACCATTGGGCAAAGGCCTTCTTCGGCTGGCTGCTGATCGCCCTGTTCGCACTCGCGATTGGCAACATGGTGGGACACAGGGACGTGGCGGATTCGCAGACCGCGTCAGGCCAGGCCGCACGGGCGCAGCGAATGCTCGAGCAGGCGGGCTTCAAGGCGCCCGCCACCGAGAGCGTGCTCGTGCAGAGCGCGCGCGAGACCACGGCGAGCCCGCGGTTCCGCGCGGCGGTGGCGGCCGTGGTGCAGCGTCTCGCCGCCGCGGACCTACCCAACGTGGTGAACATCCAGAGCCCGCTGGTGAACGCCGGCCAGATCTCCCCCGACCGGCACTCGGTGCTGGTGCAGTTCGACGTGAGGGGCGATGCTGACAAGGCCAAGGACAAGGTCCAGCCGATGCTCGACGCGGTGGCGTCCGTCCAGAAGGCCCACCCGGGCATGCGCATCGAGGAGTTCGGCGAGGCGAGCGCCCGGCACGTGATCGACCAGACGATCGGCCAGGACTTCAAGAACGCCGAACGCCTCACCCTGCCGCTCACGCTGATCATCCTGCTGTTCGCGTTCGGCTCGGTGGTGGCGGCCGGCCTCCCGGTGCTGCTGGCGTTCTCCGCCGTGCTCGCGGCCACCGGCTTCTACGCGCTCTTCACGCACCTCGTGCCCGGCACGTTCGACACCACGCAGTCGATCATCCTGCTGATCGGCATGGCGGTTGGCGTGGACTACTCGCTCTTCTACCTCCGTCGCGAACGCGAGGAGCGCCAGCGGGGCCGGACCGCCAGGGAGGCGCTGCTGCACACCGCCGCCACCTCTGGCCAGGCGGTGCTCGTGTCCGGCGCGACGGTGTTCGTGGCCATGGCCGGGATGCTGCTCGCCGGCAACGCGATCTTCACCTCGGTCGCGATCGGCAACATGATCGTCGTGCTGTGCGCGGTGATCGGCTCCGTGACCGTGCTGGCGGCACTTCTGTCGAAGCTTGGCGATCGGGTGGACAGGGGCCGCGTGCCGCTCATCGGGCGGCGCGAGCATGCCGCGGGCGAGTCGCGCGCGTGGGGCTTCATCCTCGACCGCGTGCTGCGCAGGCCCGTGGTGTCCGTGATGCTGTCAGGCGGCCTGCTGCTCGCGCTGAGCGTGCCGGTGCTCACCCTCCACACGAAGCTGCCGAGCTTCACCGACCTGCCGAAGAGCGTCTCGATCGTCTCCACGTACAAAGACGTGCAGAAGGCATTTCCCGGCTCGCAGACGCCGGCGGTGATGGTGGTGAAGGCCGACAACGTGACCACGCGCCAGTATCAGCGCGCGTTCAGGGACTTCCAGCGGCGCGCGCGTGGGACGGGCGTGCTCTTCCCGCCCTTCCACGTGAACGTGAGCCCCGACAGGACGGTGGCGCGCGTGGACTTCTCGATCGCCGGCAACGGCGACGACAAGGCTTCGCTCGGCGCCCTCAACGCGCTGCGAAATGACGTGATCCCGCCAGTGGCGAAGACGCTGCCCGGCGTGTCGGTGGCGGTGACCGGCGAGACCGCGGGCACCAAGGACTTCAACGACCAGATGAAGGCGCGGATGCCGCTCGTGTTCGCGTTCGTGCTCGGGCTCGCGTTCATGCTGCTCCTGATGACCTTCCGCTCGATCGTGATCCCGGTCTGGTCGATCGCGCTCAATCTGCTGTCGGTGGGCGCGGCCTACGGGATCCTGGTGCTCGTCTTCCAGCACAGCTGGGCGCAGGGCATCCTCGGCTTCAGG
It contains:
- the dnaE gene encoding DNA polymerase III subunit alpha, encoding MPPSPAVHLHVHSEYSLLDGACKIQGLVDRAAGFGQPALGLTDHGVMNGSIELYKACKKAGIKPILGLEAYLVDDVRSEAVRYERNHLTLLASTDEGFRNLTKLSSAGFLEGYRRGKANVDLDILSRYSKDVIVLTGCLQSRFCRRIVEDNSVEARSHVDDLLQIFTPENVYFEVQVNGISDQDKANEGIVRVAQEVGRPLVGTADVHYLRREDYGHHAALLCVQTKSTLREPKLSFDTNEFYLKDNQEMADAFAPFPGAVETSLEIAERCEVEIELGKMLIPRYPTPNGQAEGEYLRELAMQGLRERYGDPPPAEAIERLDMELAVIDRMGFSGYFLIVWDFVKFAKDNGIAVGPGRGSAAGSIVSYSLRITDVDPLRYDLLFERFLNAERVSMPDIDIDFSVKGRDRVMRYVADKYGQDSVAQIVTFGRMFPRAATRDAARVLGHDYGAGDRLAKLIPDPIMGRPPSFADCLKPGEELARAYAEDPVAKEIVDLAQGLEGTVRNSSIHAAAVVIADRPLTDVVPLQLAEDRGVVDEDGGRAYRTVTQYSMKPIEEIGLLKMDFLGLRNLDVIESALDIIERSDGERPDMSALPLDDAKTYEMLARGDAIGVFQFESDGMREALRKVRPTEFEDLVALNALYRPGAMRFIDTYARNKRNPDAITYIDDRLRPITESTYSVILYQEQSMQIAKSIAGFSGPQADDLRKAIGKKDRAKMASMKEAFFEGARATGTSENVIQELWSVNEAAADYSFNKSHAACYGLISYRTAWLKANYPAEYMAALISSVMSTKDKVPFFVSRCEEMGIEVLPPDVNESGHDFVVVEGNIRFGLDAVKNVGAAAVDAIIEAREKGGPFRSIWDFCERVDCRAVNRKAIESLIKCGALDSTGATRRGMLEILGDAQGSGQKAQQDALLGQGSIFDLDEPAVGAPVSPFGGAHHRPVPMLEDDRTERGAMEKETLGLFLSSHPLKEVRAALRRRVECSIAELEKKKDGEWVTVGGTITESKKIRTKKGDPMMFATLDDLEGSVEMLVFNSAYADNADKIDGDRVLIVRGRVDHKEQGETKLVVQDVEVFEPSHEEVEDAKREAATMAAAPPKRLTLHVPAGVSEHFLDELRDVVHHNRGDHELLLCIGERSLLLGAEYKVSATSDCRAELAALTGVRIAA
- a CDS encoding MMPL family transporter; protein product: MDSRNLAARAGRWSADHWAKAFFGWLLIALFALAIGNMVGHRDVADSQTASGQAARAQRMLEQAGFKAPATESVLVQSARETTASPRFRAAVAAVVQRLAAADLPNVVNIQSPLVNAGQISPDRHSVLVQFDVRGDADKAKDKVQPMLDAVASVQKAHPGMRIEEFGEASARHVIDQTIGQDFKNAERLTLPLTLIILLFAFGSVVAAGLPVLLAFSAVLAATGFYALFTHLVPGTFDTTQSIILLIGMAVGVDYSLFYLRREREERQRGRTAREALLHTAATSGQAVLVSGATVFVAMAGMLLAGNAIFTSVAIGNMIVVLCAVIGSVTVLAALLSKLGDRVDRGRVPLIGRREHAAGESRAWGFILDRVLRRPVVSVMLSGGLLLALSVPVLTLHTKLPSFTDLPKSVSIVSTYKDVQKAFPGSQTPAVMVVKADNVTTRQYQRAFRDFQRRARGTGVLFPPFHVNVSPDRTVARVDFSIAGNGDDKASLGALNALRNDVIPPVAKTLPGVSVAVTGETAGTKDFNDQMKARMPLVFAFVLGLAFMLLLMTFRSIVIPVWSIALNLLSVGAAYGILVLVFQHSWAQGILGFRSNGAITSWLPLFLFVVLFGLSMDYHVFILSRIKELRDRGLSTEEAVSTGIRRTAGTVTSAAIVMVAVFAIFGTLRSLDMKQMGVGLAAAVLIDATIVRAVLLPATMKLVGDRNWYMPRRLRRLPSLSAEGAPERRERKPRRVRPAHP
- a CDS encoding DUF4267 domain-containing protein, giving the protein MNVPRLLAGALALNRTAFGLNYLARPEEARKSWIGRAARKPGTQVIVRSQGIRDVTLGGGALRALARGESRELGVWVAGQAICDLTDLLATWNARDSLPRRQSRLAMAVAGVSTLVGGAAAAGLRPRGSSG